The following nucleotide sequence is from Salvia hispanica cultivar TCC Black 2014 unplaced genomic scaffold, UniMelb_Shisp_WGS_1.0 HiC_scaffold_761, whole genome shotgun sequence.
TAGCATTGTCACTTATCTTCACGGGCCGGAAGAGAGCGTATTTGTTGCTGGGCGTAGCGACGTCGTTACTACCCCCTGCAATCCAACTTTTGGTTTGCACCCAGAACATACCATAGTACTCGGACTTTATCATCACATGCCCGTCCTCCATCGGAATGACCTCGTAGCGGGAAGCAACTTCGTCCCGATCGGAGGAATTGAAGCGGAAGTATCTGTAGTCTACGGGGTTGGAGAAGAGTGTGTAGTCTCGATAGTATTCGGCTTTGAGGAAGAAACCGTTGTAGACCGCCTTGAAAGCGACGTGCTTGGGCAGTTTAACCAATGTGTCCGCATCCACGAACCTCATAGGCGAGCCGGTACCGTTTCGGTCGAGGCTGAGAAATCCCCTGGACTGGTCAAACACCACGGGCCGGCCGGTTTGGGCGTGGGTCAAGTAGAGCACATCGGATTCCACCCTCGGCTTGAAGAGCGTGCACGTCAGATTCTCCTTGTCCTCATCCGGCCTAGTTGAGACGGCCACGATGTCGCTATTGCCCTCCCTTTTCTGCCAATATCTGTTGCTGTGGGTGAATCGGAGGTGCACGTGATCGTCGTCTACTTCTGCCGGCTCCACTTGGATCTTCACGAGCGGGCTCAACAGGCCCTCGCTTCCGCCCCGGACCAACCCTCTGATCTCATTGCGGCATACATAACACTCTCCTTTATCAATGTTGATCGCGATGGCGATCGACTCAGGGAGTGCACTTGCCATGTTTCTCCaacttcatcaaaatcaataaataagtTCAAATTGACAAACAATATACTCCATCAGGTCCAtcaaaaataatctcatttatggatgacacgagttttaatgagaaaattggtaaaataaaggagagaaagagaaaaagtagtaaGAGAcaggggaaaaaaattgagtatAGTACGTATGAGAGAagaactttctatttttataaattagacTATTGTGGACATctcaaaatgcaaaaaatgagtttatttttcgtggacagaTGAAATATAAC
It contains:
- the LOC125199983 gene encoding uncharacterized protein LOC125199983; translation: MASALPESIAIAINIDKGECYVCRNEIRGLVRGGSEGLLSPLVKIQVEPAEVDDDHVHLRFTHSNRYWQKREGNSDIVAVSTRPDEDKENLTCTLFKPRVESDVLYLTHAQTGRPVVFDQSRGFLSLDRNGTGSPMRFVDADTLVKLPKHVAFKAVYNGFFLKAEYYRDYTLFSNPVDYRYFRFNSSDRDEVASRYEVIPMEDGHVMIKSEYYGMFWVQTKSWIAGGSNDVATPSNKYALFRPVKISDNAIALRSAANDMFCKGLTLDNKYDCLNANDPNMSKYAQLEVHELVKKRIISNVMYRMDDTRIYDEKPLMVGQVSLENPSDQEETMTAEVEYKDEKSYSFSHGLSITTGVIYSMDLTNLLFISGKGKVRFLYDLCRYVNWGHTKMEATTLTASDTVTVPPKSKVIVNCVATEGTCNVPFSYTQDDFSSIDNNFSRSDHVDGVYEGVSYFNIKFEVAETHGV